The following proteins come from a genomic window of Pirellula staleyi DSM 6068:
- the lexA gene encoding transcriptional repressor LexA — MNSAADTLTDTLTKRQSLVFEFIREQIRTRGYGPTVREIGEHFDIRSPNGVMCHLKALEKKGLLQRVRKQDRAVARAIELAPEIVAEDKGLPLAGTVAAGLTNLAFEQNERIDFAEMFSKKNLFVLQVRGDSMIEAHISDGDYVVVKKQKSANAGQMVVAQSPEGEATLKYWFPEAKGVRLQPANSTMQPIYLKEANVVGIVVGVVRNMGK; from the coding sequence ATGAACAGTGCCGCCGACACATTGACCGACACCCTCACAAAGCGTCAATCGCTGGTGTTCGAGTTCATTCGGGAGCAGATCCGAACCCGTGGCTATGGCCCGACGGTTCGCGAAATTGGCGAGCATTTCGACATTCGCAGCCCTAACGGTGTGATGTGTCACCTCAAAGCGCTCGAAAAGAAGGGGCTGCTACAGCGCGTTCGTAAACAAGATCGGGCCGTGGCCCGTGCGATCGAACTCGCTCCGGAAATTGTCGCCGAAGATAAAGGCTTGCCTCTGGCTGGCACCGTAGCGGCTGGACTGACGAACCTCGCCTTCGAGCAGAACGAGCGCATCGATTTCGCCGAGATGTTCTCGAAAAAGAACCTGTTCGTCTTACAGGTGCGTGGTGACTCGATGATTGAGGCCCATATCTCCGACGGCGATTATGTCGTCGTGAAGAAGCAAAAGTCGGCCAACGCCGGGCAGATGGTTGTCGCACAAAGTCCCGAAGGGGAAGCGACCCTGAAATACTGGTTCCCCGAGGCCAAGGGGGTCCGTCTGCAACCTGCCAACAGCACCATGCAGCCGATCTACCTGAAAGAAGCCAACGTCGTCGGCATCGTCGTCGGTGTCGTCCGCAACATGGGAAAGTAA
- the purE gene encoding 5-(carboxyamino)imidazole ribonucleotide mutase → MTETPPPLVGVIMGSKSDWETMRYAAAILEEFGVPHECRVVSAHRTPQLMADYATAAQSRGIRVIIAGAGGAAHLPGMVASQTVLPVLGVPVQSKALSGLDSLLSIVQMPGGIPVGTLAIGEAGARNAGLLAIRILATTDDLLRAKLEKFHTDMTHKVLGDTLP, encoded by the coding sequence ATGACCGAAACACCGCCCCCCTTGGTGGGTGTGATTATGGGAAGCAAGTCGGACTGGGAAACGATGCGCTATGCCGCTGCGATTCTCGAAGAGTTCGGCGTGCCTCACGAGTGCCGCGTTGTTTCAGCACATCGCACCCCCCAGCTGATGGCGGACTATGCTACTGCTGCTCAGTCGCGTGGCATTCGCGTGATCATCGCGGGTGCTGGTGGAGCTGCTCACTTGCCTGGCATGGTCGCATCGCAAACGGTGCTGCCGGTTCTGGGTGTGCCGGTCCAAAGCAAAGCACTTTCGGGACTCGACTCGCTGCTATCGATCGTGCAGATGCCGGGCGGAATCCCCGTGGGCACTCTCGCCATTGGTGAAGCGGGGGCTCGCAACGCGGGGCTTCTGGCGATCCGCATCTTGGCAACCACCGACGATCTCCTCCGCGCGAAGCTCGAAAAATTCCATACCGACATGACCCATAAAGTTTTGGGAGATACCCTTCCGTGA
- a CDS encoding 5-(carboxyamino)imidazole ribonucleotide synthase, producing MTSPILPGSTLGVLGSGQLGRMFAIAARRLGYRVHVLSPDDDTPTGQVADVEFRASYDDLDAIESFARGVSVVTFEFENVPAATTAAAEKYAPVRPSGEVLHTTQNRLREKSFLKQSGIPVTPFAPVRSLADLYAAADLLGVPGVLKTADWGYDGKGQAKIFAKDEIANVWPKFESGEAIYESLIDFDCEVSVVGARGVAGDFVAYGPILNTHANHILDLSICPAPIDPTVATEAIKITREIFDRLKVVGVLCVEFFLDKSGRLMVNELAPRPHNSGHLTIDAFSTCQFEQQVRAVCGLPLGCTRQHRPAAMANLLGDVWAAGTPRWDLLLAEEEVKLHLYGKFQPRAGRKMGHLTALADTPEAAAHAARHARDLLVGK from the coding sequence GTGACCTCTCCGATTCTGCCCGGTAGTACCCTTGGTGTGCTCGGAAGTGGTCAGCTCGGTCGCATGTTCGCCATTGCGGCGCGGCGACTAGGTTACCGCGTGCATGTCCTCTCGCCCGACGACGATACTCCCACGGGACAAGTCGCCGATGTGGAGTTTCGCGCATCGTATGACGATCTCGACGCAATCGAAAGTTTTGCGCGAGGAGTGAGCGTGGTGACATTCGAGTTCGAGAATGTACCTGCTGCCACCACAGCCGCTGCGGAAAAATATGCGCCGGTTCGTCCGAGTGGTGAAGTGCTTCACACGACTCAAAATCGGTTGCGCGAAAAGTCGTTCCTCAAGCAGTCGGGCATTCCCGTCACGCCATTTGCGCCGGTCCGGTCGCTCGCCGATCTTTATGCTGCAGCCGACTTGCTGGGCGTTCCCGGTGTCCTCAAAACAGCCGACTGGGGCTACGACGGCAAAGGCCAAGCGAAGATTTTTGCGAAGGATGAGATTGCGAACGTCTGGCCCAAGTTCGAGTCGGGGGAAGCGATCTATGAATCGCTAATCGACTTCGACTGTGAAGTTTCTGTCGTTGGAGCGCGCGGCGTAGCAGGAGATTTCGTCGCCTACGGGCCGATCCTCAACACCCACGCCAATCACATTCTCGATCTGTCGATCTGCCCTGCTCCGATCGATCCCACAGTTGCCACCGAAGCGATCAAAATCACTCGCGAGATTTTCGATCGATTAAAAGTGGTGGGTGTGCTGTGCGTCGAGTTCTTTCTCGACAAGAGTGGCCGCTTGATGGTGAACGAACTGGCGCCACGACCTCATAATTCGGGGCATCTGACGATCGATGCTTTCTCGACCTGTCAGTTCGAGCAGCAGGTGCGTGCGGTGTGTGGATTGCCACTCGGCTGCACGCGTCAGCATCGCCCCGCAGCGATGGCCAACTTGCTCGGCGATGTCTGGGCCGCTGGCACACCGCGCTGGGATTTGCTGCTCGCCGAGGAAGAAGTGAAGCTACATCTGTATGGCAAGTTTCAGCCCCGCGCTGGACGCAAGATGGGGCACCTCACCGCCTTGGCCGACACGCCCGAAGCCGCCGCCCACGCCGCCCGCCACGCGCGTGATTTGCTGGTGGGGAAGTAG
- a CDS encoding c-type cytochrome has product MDRFFSVVRGLVGGLALLGLTVQLPAAEQELKNTHAEDPITAKEALARLEMPEGFRATVFAAEPAIHQPIGMSMDERGRLWVAECYTYSDRNVNFDKTLRDRVVILEDPNRDGYAEKRTVFYDQASHLTSALPGLGGVWMLCAPQLIFVPDANRDDVPDGPPVVKLDGFDNDSVRHNIANGLSFGPDGWIYGRHGIQATSLVGVPGATASQRTPINCCIWRYHPITEKFEVVCHGTTNPWGHDWDQDGQLFFINTVIGHLFHVVPGANYRRMYGSDFAPHVYERIDTCADHYHWDTKKQWHEERSATGETDRLGGGHAHCGMMIYQGGMFPPQYHNQLFTMNFHGRRANVERLERVGCGYVGRHEPDVFKSGDPWFRGIELVYGPRGELYIADWSDTGECHENDGIHRTSGRIFQIQYEGPAASKVPVLPANFDLAKATDAELVAYHEHPNEWYARQARRVLREKLLTDRLSSDAVPGLMKILAQSGDYRHQLRAMQTLFTLGKISDEEIDKQLLHPLEPMRVAAIQMLVDDRQIEPAHLQHLVELARHDRGGLVRSFLASAATKLPPKDRWGIVESLAMRSEDASDITQPLMIWYAAESAVASDLSRGVKIAIATRIPKLSKYIARRVTSELERSPAAVNELVIAIGASPYPEQQTVLLEGMTDALKGWRKAPVPANWSEVSTKLSSSPDENIKRLARELAMVFGDGRAQDELLKIARDDGADPQARREAVRALVESKNKEIAPLLLNWIGDRILSVEAVRGLAYYDQPETADRLTAAFSKLRPEAQEEAINTFCARPAWAEHLLLAVSKGWIARTQVTAFHARQIRSLGDEKLIETLTKVWGETRESSAEKKALIASLKTSLTDESLSSADASRGRVVYQKQCANCHTLFGEGGRIGPDLTGGNRHNLDYLLENIVDPSSTVIADFKMSVLLLDDGRVVTGVVIPESDKTVALQTQKERLIIERDSISQSTQQNVSLMPEGLLQTLSSDEVRDLIAYISGRGKK; this is encoded by the coding sequence GTGGATCGATTTTTTTCTGTCGTACGGGGCTTGGTCGGTGGTCTTGCCCTGCTCGGGCTGACGGTCCAACTCCCCGCTGCTGAGCAAGAGCTGAAGAACACGCATGCCGAGGACCCGATCACGGCCAAAGAAGCGTTGGCCCGCCTGGAGATGCCCGAGGGATTTCGCGCCACGGTGTTCGCAGCCGAGCCTGCCATTCATCAGCCGATCGGCATGTCGATGGATGAGCGTGGTCGATTGTGGGTCGCCGAGTGCTACACCTACAGCGATCGAAACGTGAACTTCGACAAAACCTTGCGCGATCGCGTGGTGATTTTGGAGGACCCGAATCGCGACGGCTATGCAGAAAAACGGACCGTGTTCTACGACCAAGCATCGCACTTAACTAGCGCGCTGCCGGGGCTCGGTGGCGTCTGGATGCTCTGCGCTCCGCAGCTAATTTTTGTCCCCGATGCCAATCGCGATGATGTGCCCGATGGTCCGCCGGTCGTGAAGCTCGATGGCTTCGATAACGACTCGGTGCGACACAATATCGCCAACGGACTTTCATTTGGTCCCGATGGCTGGATCTATGGTCGTCATGGCATTCAAGCGACCTCGCTAGTGGGTGTGCCAGGTGCCACAGCATCGCAGCGAACGCCCATCAACTGCTGTATTTGGCGCTATCATCCGATCACCGAAAAGTTCGAAGTGGTGTGCCACGGCACGACCAATCCCTGGGGACACGACTGGGATCAAGATGGTCAGCTGTTCTTCATTAACACCGTGATTGGCCACCTGTTTCATGTGGTGCCAGGAGCCAACTATCGACGGATGTACGGCAGTGATTTTGCCCCGCATGTCTACGAGCGTATCGACACCTGCGCCGACCACTATCACTGGGACACTAAAAAACAGTGGCATGAAGAACGAAGCGCCACGGGCGAGACCGATCGACTTGGGGGCGGGCATGCTCATTGCGGCATGATGATCTATCAGGGGGGAATGTTTCCGCCCCAGTATCACAATCAGCTCTTCACGATGAACTTCCACGGACGTCGCGCGAATGTCGAACGCCTCGAGCGTGTCGGCTGTGGTTACGTCGGTCGTCACGAGCCCGATGTTTTCAAGAGTGGCGACCCTTGGTTTCGTGGTATCGAACTCGTCTATGGTCCACGTGGTGAACTCTACATCGCCGACTGGTCCGACACCGGCGAGTGTCACGAGAACGATGGAATCCATCGCACGAGTGGACGCATTTTTCAGATTCAGTACGAAGGTCCCGCCGCATCGAAAGTTCCTGTACTTCCGGCGAACTTCGATTTGGCCAAAGCGACCGATGCCGAACTGGTGGCTTACCACGAGCATCCCAACGAGTGGTACGCGCGACAAGCGCGACGCGTGCTGCGCGAGAAATTGTTGACCGATCGGTTAAGCAGCGATGCTGTTCCAGGACTGATGAAAATTCTGGCCCAGAGTGGTGACTACCGGCATCAACTGCGCGCGATGCAAACGCTCTTCACGCTCGGCAAAATCAGCGACGAGGAAATCGACAAACAGCTACTGCATCCGCTGGAGCCGATGCGTGTCGCGGCTATTCAAATGCTGGTCGACGATCGCCAAATCGAGCCCGCGCATTTGCAGCATTTGGTGGAGTTGGCGCGGCATGATCGGGGTGGACTTGTCCGCTCGTTTCTTGCGTCAGCTGCGACGAAATTGCCCCCCAAAGATCGCTGGGGAATCGTCGAATCCCTAGCGATGCGCAGCGAAGATGCCAGCGACATCACGCAGCCACTCATGATCTGGTATGCCGCCGAATCGGCTGTGGCGAGTGATCTTTCGCGTGGTGTGAAAATCGCGATTGCCACACGCATTCCTAAACTTTCGAAGTACATTGCGCGACGCGTCACGAGCGAGCTCGAGCGCTCGCCAGCCGCTGTGAATGAACTCGTGATCGCCATCGGCGCCTCGCCTTATCCCGAACAGCAAACCGTGCTGCTCGAAGGGATGACCGATGCACTCAAAGGTTGGCGAAAAGCACCGGTTCCTGCGAACTGGAGCGAAGTGAGCACAAAACTGTCGTCGAGCCCCGACGAGAACATCAAGCGGCTCGCGCGCGAGCTTGCGATGGTGTTCGGCGACGGTCGTGCACAAGACGAGCTCCTCAAAATTGCTCGCGACGATGGTGCCGATCCCCAAGCGCGCCGCGAAGCAGTGCGCGCTCTTGTCGAAAGTAAGAATAAGGAAATCGCGCCGCTGCTGCTCAACTGGATTGGCGATCGCATCTTGTCGGTCGAAGCAGTCCGAGGACTTGCCTACTACGATCAGCCCGAGACCGCCGATCGACTCACTGCCGCCTTCTCGAAACTTCGTCCCGAAGCTCAAGAGGAAGCGATCAACACCTTTTGCGCGCGACCCGCCTGGGCCGAGCATTTGCTCTTGGCAGTGAGCAAAGGCTGGATTGCTCGGACGCAAGTCACTGCGTTTCATGCCCGTCAGATTCGCTCGCTCGGCGATGAAAAACTGATCGAAACGCTCACGAAAGTGTGGGGTGAAACGCGCGAATCGTCTGCCGAAAAGAAGGCACTCATCGCTTCCCTTAAAACCTCGCTGACCGACGAGTCTTTGAGCAGCGCCGACGCCTCGCGCGGACGTGTGGTGTACCAAAAACAGTGCGCCAATTGTCACACGCTGTTTGGTGAAGGTGGTCGAATCGGACCCGATCTCACGGGTGGAAATCGGCACAATCTCGACTACTTACTCGAGAACATTGTCGACCCCAGCAGCACCGTGATCGCCGACTTCAAGATGTCGGTTCTGCTGCTCGACGATGGTCGCGTTGTCACCGGTGTGGTGATTCCGGAGTCCGATAAAACGGTCGCACTTCAAACACAGAAAGAGCGGCTGATTATCGAGCGCGATTCGATTTCGCAATCCACACAGCAGAATGTTTCGCTGATGCCCGAGGGGCTTTTGCAAACGCTCTCGTCCGACGAAGTCCGCGACCTGATCGCTTACATCAGCGGCCGTGGAAAGAAATAG
- the hemQ gene encoding hydrogen peroxide-dependent heme synthase, whose product MSHGYPGAGSPPPPMSLQPTEGWHCSHLYYSFNRASLAQMSESEIRFGRDQVIAALDPEGPQATSRLQTSIVSGHKADFGLMLMDADPLKIDAVHQSLMASQLGPALTLGYSFVSVTEISEYVPSVEQYGKKLVADGDAEGSPAYQAKLKAYSDRLPMMNRQRLTPDIPPYPATCFYPMNKKRKTGENWFTMSFEERNKMMAEHARSGMAFAGKVSQLITVGVGYDDWEWGVTLWARNPEYLKDIVYKMRFDEASARFAEFGPFLVSYIKTPKEMLDHCHIGC is encoded by the coding sequence ATGTCCCACGGCTATCCCGGCGCCGGTTCGCCTCCTCCTCCGATGAGCCTTCAACCGACAGAAGGTTGGCACTGCAGCCACCTTTACTACAGCTTTAATCGCGCATCGCTCGCGCAGATGTCGGAAAGCGAAATCCGTTTTGGTCGCGACCAGGTGATCGCTGCCCTCGATCCCGAAGGACCACAGGCGACATCCCGATTACAAACGAGCATCGTCAGCGGACACAAAGCCGACTTCGGCCTGATGCTGATGGACGCCGATCCACTCAAGATCGACGCCGTGCATCAATCGCTGATGGCGAGCCAACTTGGCCCAGCCCTGACGCTTGGCTATTCGTTTGTCTCGGTCACCGAGATTTCGGAATATGTCCCCTCGGTCGAGCAGTACGGCAAAAAACTCGTCGCCGATGGCGATGCCGAAGGGAGCCCTGCCTATCAGGCCAAGCTAAAGGCCTATAGCGATCGCTTGCCGATGATGAATCGCCAGCGACTCACTCCTGACATCCCCCCCTATCCTGCCACCTGCTTCTACCCCATGAACAAGAAGCGCAAAACGGGGGAAAATTGGTTCACCATGTCGTTTGAAGAGCGCAACAAGATGATGGCCGAACATGCTCGCAGTGGCATGGCATTCGCCGGCAAAGTCTCGCAACTCATCACGGTCGGCGTTGGTTACGACGACTGGGAATGGGGAGTCACGCTGTGGGCTCGCAACCCTGAATATCTTAAAGATATTGTTTATAAGATGCGTTTTGATGAAGCGAGTGCTCGCTTCGCCGAATTCGGGCCATTCCTCGTGAGCTATATTAAGACCCCCAAGGAAATGCTCGACCATTGTCATATCGGCTGTTAA
- a CDS encoding cryptochrome/photolyase family protein, translating into MPPLQRTRSKPGTRGPSSARNLVLVLGDQLDPQAAAFDDFDPSLDAVWMAEVDEESTHVWSHKQRIAVFLAAMRHFREQLRASGITVHYTQLTPEVTAKQPPSSLAHQLKMDLEQLRPAKLIVTKPGDHRVEQSLRAAADELPIPIEIREDRHFLSTPAEFAEHARGRKQLRMEFFYREMRRKTGYLMNGDQPEGGEWNYDSENREAFGKKGPPLLVAAPKLKHDALTEQVLTLVRTRFATHPGKLERFLWPVTREQALVLLEHFITHLLPQFGRYQDAMWTGQAKLFHSQISSAMNLKLLDPREVIEAAEQAYRRGDVELASAEGFIRQILGWREYVRGIYWLYMPEYLERNHLHATRTLPDFYWTGETPMRCLRETITQTLETGYAHHIQRLMVTGLFALLAGIRPQEVHAWYLAVYIDAIEWVELPNTLGMSQYADGGVMASKPYVATGKYIQRMSNYCSGCQFDPALSTGEKACPFTTLYWDFLMRHEALLKKNQRMSLQVKNLARLSSDDKQKIRDQAETFLRKLTPTNSSQPSNR; encoded by the coding sequence ATGCCCCCTCTTCAGCGAACTCGCTCCAAGCCTGGCACACGTGGCCCTTCGTCGGCGCGAAATCTGGTGCTGGTTCTCGGCGATCAGCTCGATCCCCAGGCGGCAGCCTTCGACGATTTCGATCCCAGCCTCGATGCTGTTTGGATGGCGGAAGTCGACGAGGAATCGACGCACGTTTGGTCGCACAAACAGCGGATCGCTGTGTTTCTTGCCGCGATGCGCCACTTTCGCGAGCAGCTGCGCGCAAGTGGAATCACGGTGCACTACACCCAGCTCACCCCCGAAGTGACAGCGAAGCAGCCGCCGAGTTCGCTCGCGCATCAGCTGAAGATGGATCTCGAGCAACTGCGCCCCGCCAAGCTGATCGTCACGAAACCAGGCGACCATCGGGTCGAGCAGTCGCTTCGCGCTGCTGCAGACGAACTGCCGATTCCAATTGAAATCCGCGAGGATCGGCACTTTCTCAGCACCCCCGCAGAGTTTGCCGAGCACGCGCGCGGTCGCAAACAGCTGCGCATGGAATTCTTCTACCGCGAGATGCGCCGCAAGACCGGCTATCTGATGAACGGCGACCAGCCCGAAGGGGGCGAGTGGAACTACGACAGCGAAAATCGTGAGGCCTTCGGCAAGAAGGGTCCACCTCTGCTCGTCGCGGCACCCAAGCTCAAGCACGACGCACTCACAGAGCAAGTCCTGACGCTCGTTCGCACTCGCTTTGCCACACATCCTGGCAAGCTCGAGCGATTTCTCTGGCCAGTCACGCGCGAGCAAGCACTTGTGCTACTCGAGCATTTCATCACGCATCTTTTGCCTCAATTCGGTCGCTACCAAGATGCGATGTGGACCGGACAAGCGAAGCTGTTCCACTCGCAAATTTCGTCGGCGATGAATCTCAAACTGCTCGACCCGCGCGAAGTGATTGAAGCAGCCGAGCAGGCCTATCGTCGCGGCGATGTGGAGCTCGCTTCGGCTGAGGGCTTCATCCGTCAAATCCTGGGCTGGCGCGAGTATGTACGAGGGATCTACTGGCTCTATATGCCCGAGTACCTCGAGCGCAATCATCTTCATGCCACGCGCACGTTGCCCGACTTCTACTGGACTGGCGAGACCCCGATGCGTTGCCTGCGCGAAACGATCACTCAAACGCTCGAAACAGGTTATGCCCATCACATTCAGCGGTTGATGGTCACTGGCCTCTTCGCGCTGCTCGCTGGCATCAGACCACAAGAGGTACATGCCTGGTACCTGGCGGTTTACATCGATGCCATCGAGTGGGTGGAACTTCCCAACACACTCGGCATGTCGCAATATGCCGACGGTGGAGTGATGGCGAGCAAACCGTACGTGGCGACCGGAAAATATATCCAGCGGATGAGCAACTACTGCAGCGGCTGTCAGTTCGATCCCGCCCTCTCCACCGGCGAGAAAGCTTGCCCTTTCACCACCCTCTACTGGGATTTTCTGATGCGCCACGAAGCACTGCTGAAGAAGAATCAGCGCATGAGCCTGCAAGTCAAAAACCTTGCCCGACTCTCATCCGACGACAAACAAAAAATCCGCGATCAGGCCGAAACATTTCTCCGCAAACTCACCCCCACCAATTCCTCCCAGCCAAGCAATCGCTAA
- a CDS encoding methyltransferase domain-containing protein: protein MRKQEPTDTSGDNDYGVPIPGNVLPETSWAKTAIKRLPPEGPLDFAAIFGRIAPVVLDLGCGNGRFTITSALKRPEIDHIATDILPMVIRYATRRANQRGLFNTRWVVSGAYELLDLYIAPQSVQEIHLYHPQPYHDTKESYKRLITPEFMTMVYRSLRPDGLLVIQTDNKPYWQYVQKVLPGIFDWKEQKSAWPDAPQGRTRREIYARNHGLPIYRGYGSPLAGFDAPALEKWASSQPLPRFATSGR, encoded by the coding sequence ATGCGCAAGCAAGAACCGACCGACACTTCTGGCGACAACGACTATGGCGTGCCGATTCCGGGCAACGTTCTGCCGGAGACGTCGTGGGCCAAGACCGCCATCAAGCGTTTGCCACCGGAAGGGCCCCTCGATTTCGCGGCGATTTTCGGGCGCATCGCCCCTGTGGTGCTCGACCTTGGCTGTGGCAATGGTCGCTTCACCATTACGTCGGCGCTGAAGCGTCCTGAAATCGATCACATCGCCACCGATATCCTGCCGATGGTGATCCGCTATGCCACGCGCCGCGCGAATCAGCGGGGGCTCTTCAACACACGCTGGGTGGTGAGTGGTGCCTACGAGTTATTAGATCTCTATATTGCGCCACAATCGGTACAAGAGATTCATCTTTATCATCCTCAGCCTTATCACGATACCAAAGAATCTTATAAGAGGCTGATCACACCCGAGTTCATGACGATGGTGTATCGCTCGCTTCGCCCCGACGGTCTGCTCGTGATTCAGACCGACAACAAGCCGTACTGGCAGTATGTGCAAAAGGTGCTTCCAGGGATCTTCGACTGGAAAGAGCAAAAAAGTGCCTGGCCCGATGCGCCGCAAGGGCGCACACGTCGCGAGATCTATGCTCGCAATCATGGGCTGCCGATTTATCGCGGCTATGGCTCGCCGCTAGCAGGTTTTGACGCTCCGGCGCTGGAAAAATGGGCTTCTTCGCAGCCTTTGCCCCGGTTTGCTACATCGGGCCGATAG
- a CDS encoding DUF362 domain-containing protein produces MKHASDSSASKSGKPSSADHAAKQAPMGTDITTPPVSRRLLLAGAACGVGLATLGIVKETLRERAPVFIAKNQRYDQGLETTIKEGLLAVGIAADSLRGKKVLIKPNLVEPTRDAPHVTTHPAMIVATAEVFRSFGATVGVGEGPGHVRDTEMVLTESGVGEYLAAAKLPFYDLNYEDVGWAKNRGRTCSLAGFYFPKPILEADIVVSLPKMKTHHWVGVTGAMKNLYGVIPGIKYGWPKNVLHHNGIPQTVYDINASLPKTIAIVDGIDCMEGDGPIMGSRKQMGLILVGLSPAAVDATMCRLMQLDPLEISYLQLAGGRLGPIRDRYITQRGEGWQGLAQPFAVLDRPHLRMLQRPIGALVS; encoded by the coding sequence ATGAAACACGCTTCCGACTCCTCCGCAAGTAAGTCTGGTAAGCCCTCCTCGGCCGATCACGCAGCCAAGCAGGCACCGATGGGAACCGACATCACAACGCCCCCCGTCAGCCGCCGACTGCTGCTGGCTGGTGCAGCGTGTGGCGTTGGGCTCGCGACGCTCGGCATTGTGAAGGAGACACTGCGCGAGCGAGCGCCGGTCTTTATCGCCAAGAACCAGCGCTACGACCAAGGGCTCGAAACCACGATCAAAGAGGGGCTCTTGGCAGTCGGTATTGCAGCCGACTCACTGCGTGGCAAAAAGGTGCTGATCAAACCGAATCTTGTGGAACCAACGCGCGATGCTCCCCATGTCACCACTCATCCGGCAATGATCGTCGCGACCGCTGAAGTGTTTCGTAGCTTCGGCGCCACGGTCGGTGTCGGTGAAGGCCCCGGACATGTGCGCGACACCGAAATGGTTCTCACCGAATCGGGTGTTGGGGAATATCTCGCTGCGGCAAAGCTTCCGTTCTATGACCTCAACTACGAGGATGTCGGCTGGGCTAAGAATCGTGGCCGTACATGTAGCCTGGCGGGCTTTTATTTTCCTAAGCCCATCCTCGAAGCCGATATTGTCGTTTCATTACCCAAGATGAAAACACATCACTGGGTGGGGGTGACCGGCGCGATGAAAAACCTCTATGGTGTCATCCCTGGTATTAAATATGGTTGGCCTAAGAACGTGCTCCACCATAATGGAATACCTCAAACCGTTTATGATATAAATGCGTCGCTTCCCAAGACCATTGCTATTGTCGATGGTATTGACTGCATGGAGGGAGATGGCCCGATCATGGGAAGTCGCAAACAGATGGGGCTGATCTTGGTGGGACTTTCACCAGCTGCTGTCGACGCCACGATGTGCCGCCTGATGCAACTCGATCCTCTGGAAATCAGCTACCTGCAGCTGGCGGGAGGTCGACTGGGGCCGATTCGCGACCGCTACATCACCCAGCGTGGCGAAGGGTGGCAAGGGCTTGCTCAGCCGTTCGCCGTACTCGACCGGCCCCACCTTCGGATGCTGCAGCGCCCGATCGGAGCCCTGGTTAGTTAG
- a CDS encoding 4Fe-4S binding protein, which translates to MAKQGPRKKLPKEIAIINADNCTGCESCLEVCPVDCINLKEMQHGVKGNQAWCEIDIERCVGCEVCVHIPQKKTNPYELTVCPWNAIEMVPVELAAQVMAQVGGPPEYIAANWDRLVGTAQHLAELKAQA; encoded by the coding sequence ATGGCAAAGCAAGGGCCTCGCAAAAAGCTGCCGAAGGAAATCGCGATCATCAACGCCGACAATTGCACCGGTTGCGAGTCGTGCTTGGAAGTCTGCCCGGTCGATTGCATCAACCTCAAGGAAATGCAGCACGGGGTGAAGGGAAATCAGGCGTGGTGCGAGATCGATATCGAGCGCTGCGTCGGTTGTGAAGTCTGCGTCCATATTCCGCAGAAGAAAACAAATCCCTACGAGCTCACCGTTTGCCCGTGGAATGCCATCGAGATGGTTCCGGTCGAACTCGCAGCCCAGGTAATGGCCCAGGTCGGCGGCCCACCAGAATACATCGCTGCCAACTGGGATCGACTCGTTGGTACCGCTCAGCATTTGGCCGAGCTGAAGGCTCAGGCTTAA